The Helicobacter mustelae genome has a segment encoding these proteins:
- a CDS encoding DsbA family protein — MKKISFIFLLSTLFLWAGTQENLKDLIKEKTKQDISIAKVYDLKGDNHLKIAILKDEATKNQIPVITNKDGNLLFVLTNVFFSKNDEDSKFVEELLGKIQSDNDKQVNSAALNKLFESIPEDYVIKLDSTTKNNKKVTYIVSDPMCPHCQEELRNIDKRLKDSNVYMVMVAYLGQESIKKAATILAKVKDAKSTKDKIALFQQVYSIAYRPSSADSKAVKKVENITKKVADSALIKGVPFIYEYTKQ; from the coding sequence ATGAAAAAAATCTCGTTTATTTTTTTACTTTCTACTTTGTTTCTATGGGCAGGCACGCAGGAGAATCTCAAAGACCTCATCAAAGAAAAAACCAAACAAGATATTTCCATCGCCAAGGTTTATGATCTCAAAGGGGATAACCATCTAAAAATCGCTATTCTCAAAGATGAAGCCACAAAAAACCAAATCCCTGTTATCACCAATAAGGATGGGAACTTGCTGTTTGTACTGACAAATGTGTTTTTTAGCAAGAATGATGAGGATTCCAAATTTGTGGAAGAACTGCTTGGCAAAATCCAAAGCGATAATGACAAGCAGGTGAACTCCGCTGCGCTCAATAAGCTTTTTGAATCCATTCCTGAGGATTATGTCATCAAGCTAGATTCCACCACAAAAAACAATAAAAAAGTCACCTACATCGTCTCTGATCCGATGTGCCCACACTGTCAGGAGGAATTGCGAAACATCGACAAACGCCTAAAAGACAGCAATGTCTATATGGTGATGGTGGCATATCTTGGACAGGAATCCATCAAAAAAGCAGCAACCATCCTAGCAAAAGTAAAAGATGCAAAAAGCACCAAGGATAAAATTGCGCTTTTCCAGCAAGTCTACTCCATCGCCTACAGACCCTCAAGTGCAGACAGCAAGGCGGTCAAAAAGGTAGAAAACATCACCAAGAAAGTGGCAGATTCTGCGCTCATCAAGGGTGTGCCATTCATCTATGAGTACACAAAGCAATAA
- a CDS encoding dihydroneopterin aldolase, with the protein MRFQILLEDLEICAIIGILEKERQIPQKILLHGEFEYEGKEGEYLDYVLLRDFIVAHIKESRYLLLEYALRDLATAIKSRFPALLSCALSIKKPDILQDCVIGLRGFFKFS; encoded by the coding sequence ATGAGATTCCAGATCCTTTTGGAGGATTTGGAGATTTGTGCCATCATCGGCATCTTAGAAAAAGAGCGCCAAATCCCACAAAAAATCCTGCTTCATGGCGAGTTTGAGTATGAGGGGAAGGAGGGGGAGTATCTAGATTATGTTTTGCTTAGAGATTTTATTGTCGCGCATATCAAAGAGTCGCGTTATTTGCTTTTAGAATATGCGCTAAGAGATCTCGCCACAGCGATCAAATCCCGCTTCCCCGCACTTCTCTCCTGTGCGCTCAGCATCAAAAAACCTGATATCCTGCAAGATTGCGTTATAGGGTTGCGGGGATTTTTTAAATTTTCTTGA
- a CDS encoding cytochrome b family protein has product MKYNRALFHLVLLSPLAFVGYYIAHHSEFYKPILHFLGDVAVVLLVGVIILGMITKIKNKYQKFLAILGQYVLFYASLHLAIYLVSEIFWQDFFVEVSKRSYLLLGFIAFLLIAWLDFLSFFSKKIFHRYAGLSYVAGLLAGMHFLLGQKIPSWFSYAIFAIFLALICYKLTKKDKK; this is encoded by the coding sequence TTGAAGTACAATAGGGCATTGTTTCATCTTGTGCTATTATCCCCGCTTGCTTTTGTGGGTTATTACATCGCCCATCACAGTGAATTTTATAAGCCCATACTGCATTTCCTAGGCGATGTGGCAGTGGTCTTGTTAGTTGGTGTGATAATTTTAGGCATGATTACCAAAATTAAGAATAAATATCAAAAATTCTTAGCCATTCTTGGGCAATATGTACTTTTTTATGCGAGTTTGCACCTGGCTATCTATCTGGTTAGCGAGATCTTTTGGCAGGATTTTTTTGTTGAGGTGAGTAAGCGCTCCTATCTTTTATTGGGATTTATTGCGTTTTTATTGATTGCTTGGTTGGATTTTCTCTCCTTTTTTTCCAAAAAAATTTTTCACCGTTATGCGGGATTGTCCTATGTCGCGGGACTGCTAGCAGGTATGCATTTTCTGCTGGGGCAGAAGATTCCTTCTTGGTTTTCTTATGCAATTTTTGCTATATTTCTGGCTCTGATTTGCTACAAACTCACAAAAAAGGACAAAAAATGA
- a CDS encoding CvfB family protein, producing MEIGFFQELQISRFSSNGAYLCDEESSEVLLPNKFLQEEHKLGQKIRVFVSTDSEDRMVATTQIPYATRDQIAVLEIASIEDFGCFLDIGLDKDIFMPTKNPKRFHVGQRVCVFVTLDRTGRLIAKLGIKERLKAYPHKCKPYNRLSALPFERTPLGIGCVVEERYYGLLYHSSLFSPLPLFSPIEVQIQKIRTDGRLDLRLCSSNGIENFKKILDEKKVLNFHYDSCPKSIQETFGMSKKLFKKTLTALIKQKIIKLENQKIYKLK from the coding sequence ATGGAGATAGGATTCTTTCAGGAATTGCAGATTTCCCGATTTAGCAGCAATGGGGCCTATCTCTGCGATGAAGAGAGTTCTGAAGTCCTGCTTCCCAACAAATTCCTCCAAGAAGAACATAAGCTCGGGCAGAAAATCCGAGTATTTGTAAGCACGGATTCTGAAGACAGGATGGTGGCTACCACACAAATCCCCTATGCCACAAGAGACCAAATCGCGGTTTTAGAGATCGCTTCTATAGAGGATTTTGGCTGCTTTTTGGATATTGGGCTGGATAAAGACATTTTCATGCCTACCAAAAACCCTAAGCGTTTTCATGTGGGGCAGAGGGTTTGTGTTTTTGTCACTCTGGATCGCACGGGCCGACTCATTGCAAAACTCGGAATAAAGGAGCGACTCAAAGCCTATCCCCACAAATGCAAGCCATACAACAGACTCTCTGCGCTTCCCTTTGAGCGCACTCCGCTAGGCATTGGCTGTGTGGTGGAGGAGCGCTATTATGGATTACTCTATCATAGCAGCCTTTTTTCTCCTCTCCCACTTTTCTCGCCCATAGAGGTACAGATCCAAAAAATCCGCACAGATGGCAGACTTGATCTCAGGCTTTGCTCAAGCAATGGGATTGAAAATTTCAAAAAGATCCTAGATGAGAAAAAGGTTTTAAACTTTCATTATGACTCCTGTCCCAAAAGCATTCAAGAGACCTTTGGCATGAGCAAAAAACTTTTCAAAAAAACTCTCACCGCCCTCATCAAACAGAAAATCATCAAGCTGGAAAATCAAAAAATCTACAAATTAAAATAA
- the plsY gene encoding glycerol-3-phosphate 1-O-acyltransferase PlsY, producing the protein MVDDLMYAITNINVIFYIVAYLFGGIPFGYVFAKLFYRIDITQVGSGSVGATNVYRALKEVDEKNAKKFSILTIILDASKGFIVVLLAKIFGLDYSVQYMIALLAVLGHCYSPYLNFHGGKGVATAIGSVILLIPVESILGLVVWGLVGKVLKISSLSSLLGVLSGIALTFIVPYVLPLPQGINITAQIHSHVPVVLIGVLILYTHYPNLKRLFRGEEKKVL; encoded by the coding sequence ATGGTTGATGATTTGATGTATGCAATTACAAATATCAATGTGATTTTTTATATTGTCGCATACCTTTTTGGAGGAATTCCCTTTGGATATGTATTTGCAAAGCTGTTTTATCGCATCGATATTACACAAGTGGGCTCAGGGAGTGTCGGAGCCACAAATGTCTATCGCGCACTCAAGGAAGTGGATGAGAAAAATGCCAAGAAGTTCTCCATTCTCACGATTATCCTTGATGCAAGCAAGGGATTTATTGTCGTGCTGCTCGCCAAGATTTTTGGCTTAGATTATTCTGTGCAGTACATGATCGCATTGCTGGCGGTTTTGGGGCATTGCTATAGTCCTTATTTGAATTTTCACGGAGGCAAGGGCGTGGCCACCGCGATTGGCTCAGTAATCTTGCTGATTCCTGTTGAGAGCATACTTGGGCTTGTGGTTTGGGGTTTGGTGGGGAAAGTTTTGAAGATTTCTTCTCTAAGCTCCTTGCTTGGCGTGCTAAGTGGCATCGCGCTCACCTTTATTGTGCCCTATGTTTTGCCCCTGCCCCAAGGTATCAACATCACTGCCCAGATCCATTCCCATGTCCCTGTGGTGCTCATTGGCGTGCTCATCCTCTATACCCATTACCCCAATCTCAAGCGTCTTTTTAGGGGCGAGGAGAAAAAAGTCTTATGA
- the feoB gene encoding ferrous iron transport protein B, translating to MQKITIVLVGQPNVGKTSLINYLSGAHLKVGNFTGVTIEKAETSLIYENTLFEIIDLPGIYALEDFTMEEKVTKDFLENQHYDLILNVLDSTNLERNLTLSTQILELQRKTIIALNMYDEAKKENITINEELLSILLGVPCITTSATQKDNQTQLLDLILKTHAQPFHPAKRIYSAPIQEALDKIANFLQTRNYEEIKTFVQTHNPNFAIKNIAFLLLSKDPKIYQFLQDCPCYAELNSFLQPILRDLQKATNESNAKSMLVFDSLSFARGVAQECVKQRSAGLLKTRKIDDLFLHKFFGIPIFLFFMFVLFELTFFIGGFLQDYLQKGMDALGELSKKLIDNPEIASLIGNGILGGVGAVISFLPLIMILYLGISLLEGTGYMARVAFLLDGIFHRFGLHGKSFIPLVTGFGCSVPAYMATRTLQNKNERLITLFIIGFMSCSARLPIYVLFIGAFFPKNYAGLALFCIYIFGAIIAVFMAKLLKLSVFRGKDEPFVMEMPKYRFPSYRIIWFSIYTKCLMYLKKAGSFILFGAILIWFASQYPKNKGAEKLHAAKIAQVQESQMEEKAKEEKILSLENEYQELSLKQSYSGKIGTFMEPLFAPMDFDWRLSVSLMTGFAAKEVVVSTLGVLYALGDSQDESSQDLQSAIKESISLPTAIAFIIFIIFYIPCFAATITFGRETNGIKSVLQLFIFTSIVAYVFAFLGFYVTTSILHFL from the coding sequence ATGCAAAAAATCACCATTGTTCTTGTCGGTCAACCCAATGTAGGAAAAACCTCATTAATCAACTATCTCAGCGGGGCACATTTGAAGGTGGGGAATTTTACTGGGGTGACGATCGAAAAAGCAGAGACCTCTCTCATCTATGAAAATACTCTTTTTGAGATCATTGATCTGCCTGGAATCTATGCGCTAGAAGATTTTACGATGGAAGAAAAAGTGACAAAAGACTTTCTAGAAAATCAACATTATGATCTCATTTTGAATGTTCTAGATTCCACAAACTTGGAACGCAATCTCACGCTAAGCACACAAATCCTAGAGCTCCAAAGAAAAACCATCATTGCACTAAACATGTATGATGAAGCAAAAAAAGAAAATATCACAATTAATGAAGAGTTATTATCCATTCTTCTTGGGGTGCCCTGCATCACCACCTCTGCCACCCAAAAGGATAATCAAACCCAGCTTTTGGATTTGATTCTAAAAACCCACGCCCAACCATTTCATCCAGCAAAGCGCATCTATAGCGCACCCATCCAAGAGGCGCTGGATAAAATTGCTAATTTTTTGCAAACACGCAATTATGAAGAAATAAAAACCTTCGTACAGACGCATAATCCCAATTTCGCAATCAAAAATATCGCCTTCCTACTCCTCTCCAAAGATCCCAAGATTTATCAATTTTTACAGGATTGCCCCTGCTATGCTGAGCTCAATTCTTTTTTGCAGCCCATATTGCGAGATTTGCAAAAAGCCACCAATGAGTCCAATGCAAAAAGCATGCTGGTTTTTGATTCCCTCTCTTTTGCTAGAGGGGTGGCACAAGAATGCGTCAAGCAAAGGTCTGCAGGGCTTTTAAAAACAAGAAAAATTGATGATTTGTTTTTGCATAAATTCTTTGGCATTCCCATCTTTTTGTTTTTCATGTTCGTGCTCTTTGAGCTGACATTTTTTATCGGGGGATTTTTGCAAGATTATTTGCAAAAAGGGATGGATGCGCTAGGAGAGCTTAGCAAAAAACTCATTGACAATCCAGAGATTGCCTCATTAATTGGCAATGGGATCTTGGGAGGCGTTGGCGCGGTCATCTCCTTTTTGCCATTGATTATGATTTTGTATCTTGGGATTTCCCTGCTAGAGGGGACAGGATACATGGCGCGTGTAGCATTTTTGCTCGATGGGATTTTTCACCGATTTGGCCTACATGGCAAAAGCTTCATTCCCCTTGTCACGGGGTTTGGCTGCAGTGTGCCCGCTTACATGGCCACGCGCACACTCCAAAACAAAAATGAACGCCTCATTACGCTCTTTATCATTGGCTTTATGAGCTGCAGCGCCAGACTACCCATCTATGTGTTATTCATAGGAGCATTTTTCCCCAAAAACTATGCAGGACTCGCATTATTTTGCATCTATATTTTTGGTGCGATCATAGCAGTATTCATGGCAAAGCTCCTCAAACTCAGCGTATTTCGTGGGAAGGACGAGCCCTTTGTCATGGAGATGCCAAAATACCGCTTCCCAAGCTATAGAATCATTTGGTTTAGCATCTATACCAAATGTTTGATGTATCTAAAAAAAGCAGGAAGCTTTATTTTGTTTGGTGCCATCCTCATTTGGTTTGCCTCCCAGTATCCCAAAAACAAGGGAGCAGAGAAGCTTCATGCAGCAAAAATTGCTCAAGTCCAAGAAAGCCAGATGGAAGAAAAAGCAAAAGAAGAAAAAATTCTCTCCTTGGAGAATGAATATCAGGAATTATCCCTAAAGCAAAGCTATTCAGGGAAGATTGGCACCTTTATGGAGCCCTTATTTGCGCCTATGGATTTTGATTGGCGCTTATCTGTTTCTTTGATGACAGGATTTGCTGCAAAGGAGGTGGTGGTCTCCACCCTTGGCGTGCTCTATGCACTGGGAGATTCCCAAGATGAGAGCTCTCAAGACTTGCAAAGCGCAATCAAGGAGTCCATCTCGCTTCCCACCGCGATCGCTTTTATTATTTTTATCATTTTTTATATTCCCTGCTTTGCTGCTACCATCACCTTTGGCAGAGAAACAAATGGAATCAAAAGTGTGCTGCAATTATTTATCTTCACGAGCATCGTGGCCTATGTTTTTGCCTTTTTGGGTTTTTATGTCACAACTTCTATTTTGCATTTCTTGTGA
- the kdsB gene encoding 3-deoxy-manno-octulosonate cytidylyltransferase, giving the protein MILIPARLKSTRFPQKMLANLGGLPLIVRTAKNAARFDDVVVACDDWEVLGICERHGVRAILTSEHHASGTDRCAEACRTLGVSSGEMILNVQGDEPFLEEELIRTLQNITRESPFMASLAKKIAKEDAKDPNLVKVVLDSQKRAVVFSRSLIPYDRDGGDEVEYLGHLGVYGFFGWSLQEFCALQKSAWEDIEKLEQLRAIYHQKPIMMEIVETDSIGIDTQEDLQKAQKILEEMQA; this is encoded by the coding sequence ATGATTCTCATCCCTGCGCGATTGAAATCTACAAGATTCCCACAAAAGATGCTAGCAAATCTAGGAGGCCTACCTCTCATTGTGCGCACTGCAAAAAATGCTGCTAGATTTGATGATGTGGTGGTGGCTTGCGATGATTGGGAGGTTTTGGGGATTTGTGAGCGCCATGGCGTGCGTGCGATTCTGACAAGCGAGCATCACGCCTCGGGCACAGATCGTTGTGCAGAGGCATGCAGGACGCTTGGCGTGAGCTCTGGTGAGATGATTTTGAATGTACAGGGCGATGAGCCATTTTTGGAAGAAGAGCTTATAAGGACCTTGCAAAACATCACGCGAGAAAGTCCCTTCATGGCCAGCCTTGCCAAAAAGATAGCCAAGGAAGATGCCAAGGATCCCAATCTTGTCAAAGTAGTGCTGGATTCCCAAAAAAGAGCCGTGGTTTTTTCGCGTTCCCTTATCCCCTATGATCGAGATGGGGGCGATGAGGTTGAGTATCTGGGACATCTGGGGGTGTATGGATTTTTTGGCTGGAGTTTGCAGGAGTTTTGCGCATTGCAAAAAAGTGCATGGGAAGACATCGAAAAGCTCGAGCAACTTCGAGCCATCTATCATCAAAAGCCTATCATGATGGAGATTGTTGAGACTGATAGCATTGGCATTGATACGCAAGAAGATCTGCAAAAAGCTCAAAAAATACTAGAAGAGATGCAGGCCTAA
- a CDS encoding TonB-dependent receptor domain-containing protein — protein sequence MFFLGLVCAQEAQETKKETKQQTKKEAKNEETPEEKQLNTILASSEREFSFTNKTMVSGQDFMERQVNNLTQMFEKESSISVGGGGTRGQKVYIRGMEDRLLRVRIDGAAQNGNAFHHQGNLLIDATMIKNIELIKGAANASVGPGALAGSMTVTTKSALDFLNPGQKVGFRVETSAYTNYGVKESAAIYGSDRKYFDMLALYNFLDIFYYRNGKHTFTNLFDPTPDDKVLGSPSMQNNGLIKANVYFTSRDKFTFSYSIIHDQAVRPLRSNVTRIDPNLNNGVDFALILFRHRNMANNFSGVFEHKGTDRFSKPNIKFNAYGNLRNVRLTVFSINDPSVRQKDEEGTTPRDLVLNNAGADFEVKHALGNQKKNALEYGINYQNFATADRFVVPTATQRGRENANIIGGYVQANYYVLKNLSIGAGTRYDLYFYYDQNYQHHLTQGFSPSAVILWNPVESMDVKVSYSYVTRGAIPADTLLLGDRTHFIAKNLKAEKGQNVELDIDYHHEYFALRGAAFYQNIKDFINSYGIGHGYILADGESFEYSIKDNLKYPVNIFGFEAGLDFFYENFLASFSFSRSFPKVRGHLINDTYELGAAVGNTYVLKFAYDFKRVGLNISWLSRFVQRLKYTGYDIYNDEFSQVDKPGYMVHNIYFTYIPPRHKNFTLYFAIENLFNAYYISQSSPYKVSADAKASESINAVRRALAEPGLNAKLALVYKF from the coding sequence GTGTTCTTTTTGGGTTTAGTCTGTGCACAAGAAGCGCAGGAGACCAAAAAAGAGACAAAACAACAAACAAAAAAGGAGGCAAAAAATGAGGAGACTCCAGAAGAAAAACAGTTAAATACGATTTTAGCATCTTCAGAGAGGGAGTTTTCTTTTACGAATAAAACCATGGTTTCTGGCCAGGATTTCATGGAGCGTCAGGTAAACAATCTCACACAAATGTTTGAAAAAGAATCCTCAATTAGCGTCGGTGGTGGGGGAACTAGGGGGCAGAAGGTCTATATCCGAGGGATGGAAGATCGCTTGCTGCGTGTGCGAATTGATGGCGCTGCACAAAATGGTAATGCCTTCCATCATCAAGGAAACTTGCTCATCGATGCCACGATGATCAAAAATATCGAGCTTATCAAGGGTGCGGCAAATGCCTCTGTGGGGCCTGGAGCGCTGGCAGGAAGCATGACTGTTACGACCAAAAGCGCGCTAGATTTTCTAAATCCAGGCCAAAAGGTCGGATTTCGTGTTGAGACCTCAGCGTATACCAACTACGGTGTGAAAGAATCTGCGGCCATCTATGGAAGCGATCGCAAATATTTTGACATGCTCGCACTTTATAACTTTTTGGACATTTTCTATTATCGCAATGGTAAGCATACTTTTACCAATCTTTTTGATCCTACCCCAGATGACAAGGTGCTAGGCTCACCCTCAATGCAAAATAATGGTCTTATCAAGGCAAATGTGTATTTTACAAGCAGGGATAAATTCACCTTTTCTTATAGCATCATTCACGATCAAGCTGTGCGCCCTCTGCGCTCTAACGTCACTCGCATCGATCCTAATCTCAACAATGGCGTGGATTTTGCCCTCATTTTGTTCCGCCACAGAAATATGGCAAACAACTTCTCTGGTGTCTTTGAGCATAAGGGGACGGATAGATTTTCCAAGCCCAATATCAAATTCAATGCTTATGGAAACTTGCGCAATGTGCGCCTGACTGTTTTCTCCATCAATGATCCAAGCGTAAGACAAAAAGACGAAGAGGGGACCACTCCGCGCGACCTTGTACTGAATAACGCGGGTGCAGATTTTGAGGTCAAGCATGCCCTTGGCAATCAAAAGAAAAATGCTCTAGAGTATGGGATTAATTATCAGAATTTTGCCACTGCAGATCGATTTGTGGTGCCTACTGCGACGCAAAGAGGGAGGGAGAATGCCAACATCATTGGTGGCTATGTGCAAGCAAATTACTATGTTCTCAAAAATCTAAGCATTGGAGCAGGGACGCGCTATGACCTTTATTTCTACTATGATCAAAACTATCAACACCACCTTACCCAAGGCTTCTCACCCTCTGCAGTGATCCTCTGGAATCCAGTGGAAAGCATGGATGTGAAGGTTTCTTATTCTTATGTGACACGCGGAGCCATTCCTGCAGATACGCTTTTGCTCGGAGATCGGACGCATTTCATCGCCAAAAATCTCAAGGCAGAAAAGGGGCAAAATGTAGAGCTTGATATTGATTATCACCATGAGTATTTTGCACTTCGAGGTGCGGCCTTTTATCAAAATATCAAGGATTTTATCAATAGCTATGGGATTGGGCATGGCTATATTTTGGCAGATGGTGAAAGCTTTGAATATTCCATCAAGGACAATCTGAAATATCCCGTAAATATCTTTGGATTTGAAGCGGGGTTGGATTTCTTCTATGAAAATTTTTTGGCGAGTTTTTCCTTTTCTCGTAGTTTCCCCAAAGTAAGAGGACATTTGATTAATGATACCTATGAGCTTGGAGCTGCGGTGGGCAATACCTATGTCTTGAAGTTTGCATATGATTTCAAAAGAGTGGGCTTGAATATTTCATGGCTTAGTAGATTTGTGCAGCGCTTGAAATACACTGGATATGACATCTATAATGATGAATTTTCACAAGTGGATAAGCCAGGCTATATGGTCCATAATATTTACTTCACCTACATACCTCCGCGCCATAAGAACTTCACCCTTTATTTTGCGATCGAAAATCTTTTCAATGCCTACTACATCAGCCAATCCTCTCCCTACAAGGTATCAGCAGATGCTAAGGCATCTGAGAGTATCAATGCAGTGCGCAGAGCTCTTGCTGAGCCAGGTTTGAATGCCAAACTTGCCTTGGTTTATAAGTTTTGA
- a CDS encoding TonB-dependent receptor domain-containing protein, producing MRKKIYFSALFLSMILAQEGQEVKQETKKQSQETSEEKAPEERMIETILSTSEREFSFTNKTMISGQDFLDRQVNNVTQMFSKESSIEVGGGGNMAQKLYIRGMEDRLLRVRIDGAAQNGNAFHHQGNLLIDPTMIKSVEIIKGAANASVGPGALAGSVSITTKSALDLLAKGQKFGFRIESGAYSNFGIKESLALYGSDRKYFDMLALYNFVDIFYYRDAKHVFTNLFNPAPQDKVLGSPSMQNNFLFKSNVFFNAKDKLTLSYSLVHDDAVRPFRANITRPDPALNDGVDFALILFRHKNIGNNFSGVYEHKGSERFARPNVKVNTYGYIRNVHLTPYAISANSAKDEEGSIPRDIFLNNFGMDFEVKHALGNQKKNALEYGINYQNLSTVDRYFVPTATQRGKESAHIIGGYVQANYYLLKNLSIGAGTRYDFYFYYDQNYQHHLTQGFSPSAVILWNPVESMDVKLSYSYVTRGVLPTDALLLADYHHFIAKNLKAEKGQNIELDLEYNHDFFTLRGAAFYQNIRDFINSYGIGRGYVFNGEQFDNTIKDNLKYLVNIYGFEAGADFFYKNFLASFSFSRSFPMVRGHLIADTYELGASVGNTYVVKVAYDFKESGVNVSLVGRFVQRLKYNGYDIYNHEFANIDKPGYQVYNFYINYTHPRYKNCTLYFAIENLLNEYYISQASPFKVEADGSAIENINQVRKALPEPGLNAKLSVVYKF from the coding sequence ATGAGAAAAAAAATTTATTTTAGTGCGCTCTTTTTGAGTATGATTTTGGCACAAGAGGGCCAAGAGGTGAAGCAAGAGACCAAAAAGCAGAGTCAAGAAACCTCAGAAGAAAAAGCCCCAGAAGAAAGGATGATAGAAACGATACTTTCGACCTCAGAGAGGGAGTTTTCTTTTACGAATAAAACCATGATTTCAGGTCAGGATTTCTTAGATCGTCAGGTCAATAATGTCACACAAATGTTTTCTAAAGAGTCTTCTATAGAAGTGGGAGGGGGCGGCAATATGGCTCAAAAGCTCTATATCCGAGGGATGGAAGATCGCTTGCTGCGTGTGCGAATTGATGGCGCTGCACAAAATGGTAATGCCTTTCACCATCAGGGAAACTTGCTCATTGACCCCACAATGATTAAAAGTGTGGAAATCATCAAGGGTGCGGCAAATGCCTCTGTGGGGCCTGGAGCGCTGGCAGGAAGTGTGAGCATCACCACAAAAAGCGCGTTAGATCTACTTGCAAAGGGGCAAAAATTTGGCTTTCGTATTGAGAGTGGAGCCTATAGTAATTTTGGGATTAAGGAATCTCTAGCGCTTTATGGAAGCGATCGCAAATATTTTGACATGCTCGCACTTTATAACTTTGTAGATATTTTTTATTATCGTGACGCTAAGCATGTTTTTACAAATCTTTTTAATCCCGCGCCACAAGACAAGGTGCTAGGCTCACCCTCAATGCAAAATAATTTCTTATTCAAAAGCAATGTATTTTTTAATGCCAAAGATAAGCTCACGCTTTCTTATAGTCTTGTGCATGATGATGCGGTGCGCCCCTTCCGCGCAAACATTACTCGCCCAGATCCAGCACTCAATGATGGCGTGGATTTTGCGCTGATTTTATTTCGTCATAAAAATATCGGAAATAACTTTTCTGGTGTTTATGAACATAAGGGAAGTGAGAGATTTGCTAGACCCAATGTGAAGGTCAATACCTATGGATATATACGAAATGTACATCTCACCCCCTATGCCATTTCTGCAAATAGCGCCAAGGATGAGGAGGGAAGCATCCCGCGTGATATCTTTCTGAATAATTTTGGAATGGACTTTGAGGTCAAACATGCCCTTGGCAATCAAAAGAAAAATGCTCTAGAGTATGGGATTAATTATCAAAATCTCTCTACAGTAGATCGGTATTTTGTCCCCACTGCGACGCAGAGAGGAAAGGAGAGTGCGCATATCATTGGGGGCTATGTACAGGCAAATTATTATTTGCTCAAAAATCTAAGCATCGGAGCGGGGACACGCTATGACTTTTATTTCTACTATGATCAAAACTATCAACACCACCTTACCCAAGGCTTCTCACCCTCTGCAGTAATCCTCTGGAATCCAGTGGAAAGCATGGATGTGAAGCTTTCTTATTCTTATGTGACGCGCGGGGTGCTGCCCACAGATGCGCTCTTGCTAGCAGATTATCATCATTTTATTGCCAAAAATCTCAAGGCAGAAAAGGGACAAAATATCGAATTGGATCTCGAGTATAATCATGACTTTTTCACACTTCGAGGTGCTGCCTTTTATCAAAATATCAGAGATTTTATCAATAGCTATGGCATCGGGCGGGGGTATGTGTTTAATGGAGAGCAATTTGATAACACCATTAAGGACAATCTGAAATATCTAGTAAATATCTATGGATTTGAAGCCGGAGCGGATTTTTTTTACAAAAATTTCTTGGCGAGTTTTTCTTTTTCTCGCAGCTTTCCTATGGTTAGAGGTCATCTGATTGCTGATACCTATGAGCTTGGCGCATCCGTGGGCAATACCTATGTAGTCAAGGTTGCCTATGATTTCAAGGAGAGTGGGGTGAATGTTTCTTTGGTGGGTAGATTTGTGCAGCGCTTGAAATACAATGGATATGACATCTATAATCATGAATTTGCAAACATCGATAAGCCAGGCTATCAGGTTTATAATTTTTATATCAACTACACCCATCCGCGTTACAAAAACTGCACCCTCTATTTTGCGATTGAAAATCTTCTCAACGAATATTATATTAGCCAGGCATCACCCTTCAAGGTAGAGGCAGATGGCAGCGCGATTGAAAATATCAATCAGGTGCGCAAGGCATTGCCAGAGCCAGGACTCAATGCGAAGCTTTCGGTAGTGTATAAATTTTGA